The DNA sequence ATCTGTCGGAACCTCCAGTCCCAAAAAGTCCAACCATTTTTTATTTATATAGCTCATGCCTCCTACAGTTTGAATAGCTGTCTTTCCCTCTCCAAGTTGTTCTATCCATGGAAGTGAATATATATGACCGTCTGTAGCTGTAACCATGGCTCTATACTCAGGATATTTCTCAAAGACTTTCTTTAAATTAGGCATATCCTTATCAATATAATCTTCAAGTGGAATTATTACTCCCTGATCGGCGTATTTTAACAGATTGCTGTCACTAAAACCGCCTGAAAATACAAAGTCCTGTAAAGTTTTATAATTAACCATTTGAAGTGCTATCTTATCACCCCACTGATCTGTAGGGATCGCAGTCCAATCTACATGTACATTGGTGGCTTCTTCAAGTCTTTCAAAGATGGCTCTCTTATTAGGATTAGGCTCTGATGCTGTAGGATATGAAATCAATCCTGTAATAGTTTCTTTTTCCTTTAATGGGAATGTATAACTCTCATCCAGTGCCTGATTTGTATCTGTCTGATTATATCCGAAAAATAGTTCTCCACATCCCGTTGTTGTAAATGCAACTGCTGCCACTGTTAATAATACCATGGTCTTTTTGTATATCTTTTTAATCATAATGACATCCTTTCCACTTATCAACCCTTTACAGAACCTGCCATTATACCCGCATCAAAATATTTTTGGAAGAACGGATACATTGCAATCAGAGGCAGAGAAGAAATAATAATAGTTGCATATTTTAAAAGCTCACCGATTTGTGCTCTTGCCGCTGTACTTTGAATATCTGCAATCATACCTGATTGAGGTTGATTCTGTATCAATATTGCACGAAGTACAAGCTGTAACGGTTGCTTTGCTTCATCACTTAAATATACCATTGCATCAAAGTAACTATTCCACATTACGACAAATTGCCATAGCACCAGCACCGCTATTACAGGCTTACATACAGGCAAAAGTATTTTAAAGAAATATGTTATTTCATTGGCACCGTCCACCTCTGCCGCCTCACGAAGCTCAGCAGGTATATTCTGGTAGTAAGTTCTTGCAATGATCATGTTCCAAACGCTGAATGCACCCGGAAGAATAATTGCCCACATACTGTTTAATAAGCCCAAATCACTGATAACAAGATATGTCGGAATAAGTCCTCCTCCAAAAAACATTGTAATAACGAAGATAATATTGATTAACTTTCTTCCACGAAAGTCAGGTCTTGACATAGGATATGCTGCAAGAAGTGTAATCATTACAGATACCACTGTAAAAACCACTGAATACACTATAGCATTGTAAAATCCTACCCAGATCTGTTTATTACTTATTACACGCTCATATGCTGTGGCTGTCCATTTGCTGAAGTCAAAGCTTATACCGCTGTTTTGCAATGTTACAGGATCAATAAATGATGCTACGATAATATATATTATCGGTATGATTATCGAAAAAACAAAAAGTCCCAAAAAGATATTTCCGCCAAGGGTAAACACTTTATCTGAAGTACTTTGTGATAAAAATGATTTTTTCCTCTTCATAATCTAAATTCCCTTTCCATCATTCATCTTTGCCACGATCTTGTTAATGGCAATCAACAATATAACATTGATAACGGTATTGAAAAGACCTACCGCAGTAGAAAAGCTGTAATCTCCGTCCAGAAGACCTTTCTTATACACATAAGTTGCAATAATCTCAGATGATTTTAAGTTCATATCGGTTTGTAATGCATAGGCTTTTTCAAAACCGATACTCATAATATTTCCTGCCTGCATAATGAATTGAATCACAACGATATCCTTGATTGCAGGCCAGTCAACCACTTTAATCTGTTGCCAGATATTTGCACCGTCCAGCTCAGCCGCCTCACGAAGCTCCTGACTTGCATTGGAAAGTGCAGCCGTGTACATAATAGACGCCCAGCCTGCACCCTGCCAGATACCTGAAAAAATATAAATACTTCTGAATGCTTCCGGCATCGTCATAAAGTTTATACTTGATCCGAACAGATGATTAATAGGACCTGTGACTGAAAGGAGAATTCTTACCATACCGCAAAGTACAATAACAGAAACAAAATTCGGCATATACAGTATTGTTTGAATTTTCTTTTTTATATTATTGCTTCCAATTCTGTTTAACAGTAATGCCAAAATGATAGGAACCGGAAATCCCCAAAGTAATCCATAGGCACTCAGTTTCAATGTATTGGCTAAATATCTCATAAAATCAGGTGATGATAGGAAACGCTCGAAGAACTTAAATCCGACCCATTCACTTCCGACTATTCCCTTAATGGGATTAAACCTTTGAAATGCGATTAAAATACCGCCCATTGGAAGATACCTAAATATAAGTGTCAACAAAAGTGCCGGCCCTATAAAAATAATATAGAGTTCCCAGTGTTTCGACATATAACTGAGCATTGATTCCGGTTTTTTAACATTTACATCTTGACGTTTTGTTTCCATAAAACCTCCTTATTAACTTAATACTGTTAATCTGTTATGCTCATAATAGTTTTATTTTTACATAAAGTCAATACTTTATTTTACATTTGTAAAAATTATTTGATTTATATTTTTACATTTGCCCATTATTTTGACTACCAAATATAAAATATCTATGATATAATGTATCTAGTAAACTATATAACTATTTTTATTTTACATTTGTAAAAATGATATAGTACGAAAGGAAGAAAAATGTCACAAAGGATTACTTTACAGGATATAGCTGATGAACTGGGCGTTTCAAGAAATACTGTATCAAAAGCAATAAATAATACAGGTATTCTTTCTGAATCCACTAAAAAGAAGGTCCTTGCAAAAGCTATAGAAATGGGGTATAAGCAATTCTCCTATGTGGATTTTGATAATGTAAGCAATCAACTCCAGATAAATAATGAAAAAACTGAGATAGCTTTACTTACTACATGGTTTTTAAACGGTTCTCATTTTTCAGCACCCATGCTTGATAAGTTTCAGTTAGAGATCTCTAAATTCGGATACTCTATGAGTATGCATATTGTGCGTGATGAAGATATAAAAAATCTTACATTGCCGGCTTCTCTTCACAATGACAGATTGGCAGGCATTATGTGTATTGAAGTTTTTGACTATGAATATGCTTCCATGCTTTCCACTTTAGATATACCGGTACTTTTTTTAGATTCTCCTATAGATGCACATAAAGAACCTCTAGGTGTAGACAAGCTTTTAATGGAAAATTCTTCACCTATTATTTCTTTTATATCAAGAGAAGTGCAAAAAGGCATTTCTCGTATAGGCTATGTCGGAGAATATTTACATTGTCAATCATTTTTTGAAAGATATATGGCATATCGCACCGGTATGAATCTACATAAGCTGCAAATCAATGAGAACTGGTGTCTTACCGGAAACAAACCCGGAAAGTTGCATCCTGACACAAATGACTATCAATCTTACTTACAGGAAGAGCTGGAAAAACTTTCTGTACTGCCTGAGGTATTTATCTGTGCTAACGACTTTGTCGCATCTGATTTGATCAATGTTTTAAATAAAATGAATATCAAAGTTCCTAAAGAGATTAAGGTCCTTGGATTTGATGATGCTCCGGAAGCACGCATCATATCTCCAAATCTGTCCAGTGTGCATATACATAGTCAGATTTTAGGATTTTCAGCAACCCAACTGCTGCTATCAAGAATAAAGGATCCTGATATGAACTTCAGAACCATGCATTGTGAAACAAACCTCGTTCTTCGTGAATCGACAGGAGATTAATGTTATGAAAAATTTATTTAACCCTGACAATCCTATAATGAACTTTATAGGTAAGCTGCTTGACTGTTTTTTTCTAAATATCTTATGGGTAATAACTTCTATTCCTATTATAACAGCAGGTGCAGCCACCACTGCTCTTTACTACTGTACAATTAAGCTGGCAAAAGATGAGCCTATGGCTTTGTTTACAGACTATTTTCATTCTTTTAAGCTAAACTTTATACCTGCCACCAAGTTGACAGTTATTCTTCTTATAATTGGCGGTGTACTCGGCACAGATGCCTATATTTTTTTGCATATTAAAATGCCGGTGCTTCTATGGTGTATAGGCATGGGACTTTTAGCTTTGTTTACTATTTTTTATACAATTGTTTTGCTCTATGTGTTTGTACTTCTGTCTCATTTTGATAACAGTGTCAAGAATATGATTTGTAATGCCTTTGTAGTAGGTATACGCTTCATATTTTGTACTATTATAATTGCATCCATACACTTTATAGTATTTTTTATTACTATAAAACTGTTTTTTCCTCTTCTATTTTTAGGTATGGGCTTCATTGCTTTTTTAAGTTCATATTTTTTAAAAAATATAATTTTTTATATTGAAGAGAGCCAAAATAAAAGGGGAAGGGTAAATGAATAATTATAATTTACATGGCAGAAAAAAACTGGAATATATATGGGACTATTATAAACTGCCTATTATTACCGGTATTATTATATTTTATATTGTCGGCTATTTTTCTTATAAGTTTATCACTAAAAAAAATACTTTATTATCTGTAGCCACTGTTAATATAGAGTTTTCACCTGAAAACACTATGAAACTTTCAGATGAATATCTCAAACATAAGAATTTAAGTAATAAAAGATATAATATTGATTTTTTTAATAATCTAATGTCTGAGGGAAATATAAATGATGGAACTTCATATGAATATGCCTATGCTTCATCAATGAAGTTACTTGCTTTAATGACTGATAAAGCTTTAGATGTTGTAATAATGGATGATAAGGCTTATCAGACTTTTTCAGACAATGAATATTTATATTTTCTTGACCATTTTGAACTTTATAAATACATAACTCCAAAAAATGATGCTATATGTATTTCAAGTCCTTATTTTTCATCTGATATATATATAGGTATAATACAAAACAGTCAACATATAGATGAATCCCTCCGGTATATTCAATATCTAATAAATATTTTATCCAACTCTTAGTATAAATATAAAAAGCCGACATCTCTGTCGGCTTGTATTTTTGGGAGGAGAGCCGATATGTACCGGCTCGAGTATTATGAAAAAAATCTTTTATTTTTATAGACTAGCTATCTCTTGTCTATGTAATGAATTATAGAAAACAAAAGTGGCTAAAGTTTGTTTTTTATGTAAAAGGTTTTTGAATTGGATATGAACATTATATGAACTCTACAATTTTTCTCTATATACTTTTTAAAATAAAAAGACCACCATATCCCTTTTGGGGAATATATGGCGATCTTTAATTTATTCAATCTTTTTAAAAAATTTACTTCCAAGCTGGTATATAAGCACCTTTGTAGGTATCTTCTATGACTTTCTTTACATCATCACTCTGGAATGCTTTTACTACCTTTTGATAATTCTCATTATCCTTATCTTCAATTCTTGCAACAATAATATTTACATAAGGATTATCTGCACCATCCTCAGTCTTTTCAAGGTAAATAGAATCTTTCTCAGGATTAAGTCCATTGTCTACAGCATGTCCTCCATTAATCACTGCAGCTGCCACATCAGGTAAAAGACTTGGTGTATTTGCAGCTTCTACTTCTGTGAACTTGATATTCTTCGGATTCTCAGTAATATCACTCAGAGTAGGTGTATATCCTGCCTCAGGATTTACTTTAATAACTCCTGCACTCTCAAGCACTTTCAATGCTCTACCACCATTTGTCGCATCACTTGGTATAGCTATAGTATCTCCATCTTTTAATTCTGAAAGGTCAGTGATTTTCTTTGAATATACACCAAGAGGAGCTATTATGGTATCGCCTATAGCTTCAATCTTATATCCATTGTCCTTAATATCATTTGCAAGATATGCCTTATGCTGGAAAGCGTTCAAGTCTATCTCTCCATCATTCAAAGCTCTATTTGGCAGTGAATAATCTGCAAACTTTACAAGCTCCAATGTAATACCATCCTTAGCCATTGCCTCTATTACCGGAGTCCATTGCTCGTTATTTTCTCCTACAACACCAAGCTTGATAGTTGTAGAACCCTCAGCCTTTGTGCTTTCTCCTGCAGTACCGCTTGCATTATCTCCTGTCGCAGTATTTGTATCTGCCTTCTGGCTTGAACCACATGCAGTAAGTCCCAATGCAAGTATTGCACCTACTGCCAATAATTTACTTAATTTTCTCATAATAAACCTCCTTATGATTATATATTTTATTAGTGACTTGAACAAAATCAAATCACTATATAAAACCTATTTTAATGTGTACTTTTCTTTATAGCTCTGTTTCCAAATCCCTGTATCAAGCTTACCATCATAAGTATAATGATTACTGTTACATAGGTTACATCTGTTTGATTTCTTTGATGTCCGTATCTTATAGCAAAGTCCCCAAGACCTCCACCACCTATAGCTCCCGCCATTGCTGTGAGGCCCAAAAGTGAAATAAATGTAATCTGTACACCTCTGATAATACCAGGCAAGCTTTCTCTAAGATACACTCTGAATATTATCTCTATAGGTGATGAACCCATACTCTGTGCAGCCTCTATCAGCCCATTGTCCACTTCATATAGTGCACTTTCAATCTGCCTTGTAAAGAAAGGTACTGTGCCAAATACCAGTGGAAGTATCGCTCCTTTAGTACCTATTGCAGTTCCTACCACCATTCTTGTAAACGGTATAAGTGCTGCAAGCAATATTACAAAAGGGATAGATCTAAATACATTTATTAACTTATCAAGTATATTGTAGACAAAAATATTCCTAAGTATACCCTTTGGTTGGGTAACCACCATTATGACTCCAAATATAAGTCCGAAAAAAAGTGAAATCGCACCTGATAATACCATCATATTCAGAGTTTGTAAAGTCGCATCTATAAGCTCATCAGGTTTAGCCGATATGTTTGGTAAGAGAATGTGTAGAAATTCTTTCATCCTTTATCACCTCCACTCCTACTTCTTTATCATGCAGATAATTTATAGCAGCATCTATGTCTTCTCTTTTTCCACT is a window from the Lachnoanaerobaculum umeaense genome containing:
- a CDS encoding carbohydrate ABC transporter permease, which produces MKRKKSFLSQSTSDKVFTLGGNIFLGLFVFSIIIPIIYIIVASFIDPVTLQNSGISFDFSKWTATAYERVISNKQIWVGFYNAIVYSVVFTVVSVMITLLAAYPMSRPDFRGRKLINIIFVITMFFGGGLIPTYLVISDLGLLNSMWAIILPGAFSVWNMIIARTYYQNIPAELREAAEVDGANEITYFFKILLPVCKPVIAVLVLWQFVVMWNSYFDAMVYLSDEAKQPLQLVLRAILIQNQPQSGMIADIQSTAARAQIGELLKYATIIISSLPLIAMYPFFQKYFDAGIMAGSVKG
- a CDS encoding ABC transporter permease: METKRQDVNVKKPESMLSYMSKHWELYIIFIGPALLLTLIFRYLPMGGILIAFQRFNPIKGIVGSEWVGFKFFERFLSSPDFMRYLANTLKLSAYGLLWGFPVPIILALLLNRIGSNNIKKKIQTILYMPNFVSVIVLCGMVRILLSVTGPINHLFGSSINFMTMPEAFRSIYIFSGIWQGAGWASIMYTAALSNASQELREAAELDGANIWQQIKVVDWPAIKDIVVIQFIMQAGNIMSIGFEKAYALQTDMNLKSSEIIATYVYKKGLLDGDYSFSTAVGLFNTVINVILLIAINKIVAKMNDGKGI
- a CDS encoding LacI family DNA-binding transcriptional regulator, yielding MSQRITLQDIADELGVSRNTVSKAINNTGILSESTKKKVLAKAIEMGYKQFSYVDFDNVSNQLQINNEKTEIALLTTWFLNGSHFSAPMLDKFQLEISKFGYSMSMHIVRDEDIKNLTLPASLHNDRLAGIMCIEVFDYEYASMLSTLDIPVLFLDSPIDAHKEPLGVDKLLMENSSPIISFISREVQKGISRIGYVGEYLHCQSFFERYMAYRTGMNLHKLQINENWCLTGNKPGKLHPDTNDYQSYLQEELEKLSVLPEVFICANDFVASDLINVLNKMNIKVPKEIKVLGFDDAPEARIISPNLSSVHIHSQILGFSATQLLLSRIKDPDMNFRTMHCETNLVLRESTGD
- a CDS encoding YesL family protein codes for the protein MKNLFNPDNPIMNFIGKLLDCFFLNILWVITSIPIITAGAATTALYYCTIKLAKDEPMALFTDYFHSFKLNFIPATKLTVILLIIGGVLGTDAYIFLHIKMPVLLWCIGMGLLALFTIFYTIVLLYVFVLLSHFDNSVKNMICNAFVVGIRFIFCTIIIASIHFIVFFITIKLFFPLLFLGMGFIAFLSSYFLKNIIFYIEESQNKRGRVNE
- a CDS encoding MetQ/NlpA family ABC transporter substrate-binding protein encodes the protein MRKLSKLLAVGAILALGLTACGSSQKADTNTATGDNASGTAGESTKAEGSTTIKLGVVGENNEQWTPVIEAMAKDGITLELVKFADYSLPNRALNDGEIDLNAFQHKAYLANDIKDNGYKIEAIGDTIIAPLGVYSKKITDLSELKDGDTIAIPSDATNGGRALKVLESAGVIKVNPEAGYTPTLSDITENPKNIKFTEVEAANTPSLLPDVAAAVINGGHAVDNGLNPEKDSIYLEKTEDGADNPYVNIIVARIEDKDNENYQKVVKAFQSDDVKKVIEDTYKGAYIPAWK
- a CDS encoding methionine ABC transporter permease; this translates as MKEFLHILLPNISAKPDELIDATLQTLNMMVLSGAISLFFGLIFGVIMVVTQPKGILRNIFVYNILDKLINVFRSIPFVILLAALIPFTRMVVGTAIGTKGAILPLVFGTVPFFTRQIESALYEVDNGLIEAAQSMGSSPIEIIFRVYLRESLPGIIRGVQITFISLLGLTAMAGAIGGGGLGDFAIRYGHQRNQTDVTYVTVIIILMMVSLIQGFGNRAIKKSTH